A DNA window from Acetobacter aceti NBRC 14818 contains the following coding sequences:
- a CDS encoding adenine phosphoribosyltransferase yields the protein MNDIDLKQYIASIPDFPKPGILFYDIGSLMRNADAWQLATARMAHAVGPWQPEQLAAIESRGFLTAAPLATRLGTGIVMLRKPGKLPGETISHSYDLEYGSDTLHIQAGAIKPGQRVVVTDDMLATGGTLAASIALLRKAGANVVGASVMMELTALRGREKIDVPVHALLSYDD from the coding sequence ATGAACGACATCGACCTCAAGCAGTATATCGCAAGCATTCCTGATTTCCCGAAACCGGGCATTCTCTTCTACGACATTGGTTCCCTGATGCGGAACGCTGACGCCTGGCAGCTGGCGACGGCCCGCATGGCGCATGCCGTTGGTCCGTGGCAGCCCGAGCAACTGGCCGCTATCGAATCCCGCGGCTTTCTGACGGCAGCGCCACTCGCCACACGTCTGGGTACGGGCATCGTCATGCTCCGCAAGCCAGGCAAGCTGCCGGGTGAGACCATCTCTCACAGCTATGATCTCGAATATGGCTCGGACACGCTGCATATTCAGGCAGGCGCCATCAAGCCGGGTCAGCGCGTGGTCGTGACCGATGATATGCTGGCGACAGGCGGTACACTCGCCGCCTCCATCGCCCTGCTGCGCAAGGCCGGTGCGAATGTGGTCGGCGCTTCGGTGATGATGGAACTGACGGCGCTGCGCGGTCGTGAAAAGATCGACGTGCCGGTTCATGCCCTGCTGTCATACGACGACTGA
- a CDS encoding ATP-binding protein, with the protein MARHPAKRAHVLALLGAALLIVTFGTLAMQLGNEMARHGQMDRQSASADQILRSLDREVEQARICRFAWLASHDETQRQCFNDALAQINVIRGDFPSVEQVQERLNRIRPASLDQLKASLDTIANWQTSDDAILNRPATDTALSGIDEALISLSSVDTARREGRLADMLRNTSWQKRLDAIGIIIGVLIMVTAGWIPDRTSLAAARAEARSRNLALQLRAVLDSLAIGVAVFGTDGQLRHWNDRLGSILGLDEGFLRQGLPYGDLSAALVVDGQPLLEPFTHVEQAFLRGQSAPPVVVECKGINGADLELCRTLFFASDDGLHAEDRRGFVLTANDITLRLRSERALGESQKLRAVGQLTAGIAHDFKNLLTVILGNIELATEASEVSDSERRQHCLDAAAHAARRSEALTGQLLSFTRRDRPAPDTVALADIFSLTNGLLARVIGPRITVGCGSARDIWHVQVNPAQLESALLNLAINARDAMPGGGQINICASNASYPTAIDLLTLPVEDHRGLRVSSEPTPLPAGAWVRVDVTDNGCGMGPEVLQQLFEPFFTTKDDGEGTGLGMAMVVDFCRQAGGRVVVASAPGHGTCVSLWLPRALTETARTAPDYTPAPSKTNLRALVVEDDPAIRDIVATILGLDGYRVTEAADGEAAFDLVVEAGNTYDLLVTDIQLPGPLDGFRLARLLRERLPELGIVCMSGDFTLDGPRPAAALPVIQLLPKPFRREGFLRTVAAAMQERISA; encoded by the coding sequence ATGGCTCGCCATCCTGCCAAACGGGCCCATGTTCTTGCGCTTCTGGGTGCCGCGCTGCTGATTGTGACGTTCGGAACCCTGGCCATGCAGCTGGGCAATGAAATGGCGCGGCATGGCCAGATGGACCGTCAGAGCGCCAGCGCCGACCAGATTCTTCGCTCACTGGACAGGGAAGTGGAGCAGGCCCGCATCTGCCGTTTCGCCTGGCTCGCTTCACATGATGAGACGCAGCGGCAGTGCTTTAATGACGCGCTCGCTCAGATCAATGTCATCAGAGGCGATTTCCCCTCGGTGGAGCAGGTGCAGGAACGTCTGAACCGCATCCGTCCCGCGAGTCTCGACCAGTTGAAAGCCTCTCTGGACACGATAGCGAACTGGCAGACGTCTGATGACGCCATCCTTAACCGTCCGGCAACCGACACCGCCCTCTCCGGGATCGACGAAGCGCTCATCAGCCTGAGCAGCGTTGACACGGCCCGTCGTGAAGGGCGTCTTGCCGATATGCTCCGCAACACCAGCTGGCAGAAACGGCTGGATGCAATCGGGATCATCATCGGTGTGCTGATCATGGTGACAGCCGGATGGATTCCGGATCGGACATCCTTGGCGGCTGCACGCGCCGAGGCGCGGAGTCGCAATCTCGCCCTCCAGCTTCGGGCCGTGCTGGACAGTCTGGCCATCGGCGTCGCCGTCTTCGGCACTGACGGGCAGCTGCGTCACTGGAACGACCGGCTCGGCTCCATCCTCGGGCTTGACGAAGGGTTTCTCCGGCAGGGACTGCCGTATGGAGATCTCAGCGCAGCCCTTGTCGTTGATGGTCAGCCTCTTCTCGAGCCCTTTACACATGTCGAACAGGCCTTTCTTCGGGGACAGTCCGCACCGCCGGTGGTGGTCGAGTGCAAGGGGATTAACGGCGCGGATCTGGAACTCTGCCGGACCCTGTTCTTTGCCTCGGACGATGGTCTGCATGCGGAAGACCGCCGCGGGTTCGTGCTAACCGCCAACGACATCACCCTTCGTTTGCGCAGTGAGCGCGCTCTGGGTGAATCGCAGAAACTGCGCGCCGTGGGGCAGCTGACAGCCGGGATCGCCCATGATTTCAAGAATCTCCTGACCGTCATTCTGGGCAATATCGAACTGGCCACGGAAGCCAGTGAAGTTTCCGACAGCGAACGACGGCAGCACTGTCTCGACGCCGCGGCTCATGCGGCCCGACGCTCGGAGGCCCTGACGGGACAGCTGCTGTCCTTTACCCGACGGGACAGACCGGCTCCGGATACTGTCGCGCTGGCTGACATCTTCTCCCTGACCAACGGTCTTCTTGCCCGGGTCATCGGTCCCCGCATCACCGTCGGGTGTGGAAGCGCCAGGGACATATGGCATGTGCAGGTCAATCCGGCCCAGCTTGAAAGCGCGCTGCTCAATCTCGCCATCAATGCCCGCGACGCCATGCCGGGCGGCGGTCAGATCAATATCTGCGCCAGCAACGCGTCCTATCCCACCGCCATCGATCTGCTGACGCTGCCTGTCGAGGACCATCGCGGTCTGCGTGTGTCTTCCGAGCCCACGCCGCTGCCTGCGGGCGCCTGGGTGCGGGTGGATGTCACTGACAATGGCTGTGGTATGGGACCGGAAGTGCTCCAGCAGCTGTTTGAACCCTTCTTCACCACGAAGGATGATGGCGAAGGCACCGGGCTGGGCATGGCCATGGTGGTCGATTTCTGTCGGCAGGCCGGAGGGCGGGTCGTCGTGGCCTCGGCGCCCGGTCACGGCACCTGCGTGTCTCTCTGGCTGCCGCGCGCCCTGACCGAGACAGCCCGGACCGCGCCCGATTACACACCAGCACCCTCAAAAACCAACCTCCGTGCCCTTGTTGTGGAGGATGATCCGGCCATTCGTGACATTGTTGCGACCATTCTTGGTCTTGACGGATACCGTGTCACGGAAGCCGCCGATGGAGAAGCCGCGTTCGATCTGGTGGTGGAAGCAGGCAATACTTACGACCTTCTGGTGACGGACATCCAGCTTCCCGGACCGCTCGACGGGTTCCGGCTGGCACGCTTGCTGCGCGAGCGCCTGCCGGAGCTGGGGATTGTCTGCATGTCTGGTGATTTCACTCTGGATGGCCCCCGTCCGGCAGCGGCACTTCCCGTCATTCAGCTTCTGCCAAAGCCTTTCCGGCGGGAGGGATTCCTCAGGACCGTGGCGGCTGCAATGCAGGAACGCATTTCTGCGTAA
- a CDS encoding multidrug effflux MFS transporter: MAANAQPQQPSARHTYEARPTTPWWLPVLLGFLTAVGPISTDIYLPAFPSMVHSLHTSLSSVQMTLSIWFIGLAIGQLTVGPLSDRFGRRMPLIVGNVIFAISSAICAAAPDILTFSIARFIASIGASASLVIPTACVRDLVPDQREGARMMSKLVMVMGVVPILAPMLGGIVVTFVSWRVIFWASAAYGLLCVLLVLRMLPETLAPDLRLRLPPITLMTRYVMLLRHRAFLSHALIAGFSTFLSFSYLTAASPVFINGFHFTPFQFSMLFGLFAVFMIGASQVNGALVSRFDPHRLLSVAICMSLVGSLLLAAIALWLNTHPTPQHGLSLTVILVILAMLLTLSPTGVIYPNATMGALADQARVAGTASALAGTMQYVFGAIAGVLVGLLSALPFSGSDTPLPMAIGMVMGAIAMLFCLPMRPPVR, from the coding sequence ATGGCCGCTAACGCCCAGCCTCAGCAGCCTTCAGCGCGACACACTTATGAAGCCCGACCGACGACGCCCTGGTGGCTGCCGGTTCTGCTCGGCTTTCTGACGGCTGTCGGCCCCATCTCGACGGACATCTATCTGCCCGCCTTCCCGTCGATGGTGCACTCGCTGCATACGAGCCTGTCTTCGGTGCAGATGACGTTGTCCATCTGGTTCATCGGACTGGCCATTGGGCAGCTCACCGTCGGCCCACTGTCCGACCGCTTCGGGCGTCGGATGCCGCTGATCGTCGGGAATGTCATCTTTGCTATCAGCTCCGCTATCTGCGCTGCTGCGCCGGATATTCTGACATTCAGCATCGCCCGCTTCATCGCCTCGATCGGAGCGTCCGCCAGTCTGGTCATTCCGACCGCCTGCGTCCGTGATCTGGTGCCGGATCAGCGGGAAGGGGCGCGCATGATGTCCAAGCTTGTGATGGTCATGGGCGTAGTGCCGATTCTGGCTCCGATGCTTGGCGGCATTGTTGTGACCTTCGTGTCATGGCGTGTGATCTTCTGGGCGTCCGCAGCCTATGGTCTCCTGTGCGTGCTGCTGGTTCTGCGCATGCTGCCGGAAACGCTGGCGCCTGATCTCCGCCTGCGCCTGCCACCCATCACGCTCATGACGCGTTACGTCATGCTCCTGCGTCATCGCGCCTTTCTTTCGCATGCGCTGATTGCAGGGTTTTCGACCTTTCTGTCATTCAGCTATCTGACGGCGGCCTCACCCGTCTTCATCAACGGGTTCCATTTCACGCCGTTCCAGTTCTCGATGCTGTTTGGTCTGTTCGCCGTGTTCATGATCGGCGCGTCACAGGTCAACGGCGCTCTGGTCAGCCGTTTCGATCCGCACAGGCTTCTGTCCGTCGCCATCTGCATGTCTCTTGTCGGCAGTCTGCTGCTGGCGGCGATTGCGTTGTGGCTCAATACCCATCCCACACCTCAGCACGGCCTGTCGCTGACAGTGATCCTCGTCATTCTGGCAATGCTGCTGACACTCAGCCCTACGGGTGTGATCTATCCGAATGCTACAATGGGGGCGCTGGCTGATCAGGCCCGTGTCGCCGGTACGGCGTCCGCGCTGGCGGGCACGATGCAGTATGTGTTCGGCGCTATTGCTGGTGTGCTTGTCGGACTGCTTTCGGCACTGCCGTTTTCCGGCTCCGACACGCCCCTGCCGATGGCCATCGGGATGGTGATGGGGGCGATCGCCATGCTGTTCTGCCTCCCCATGCGTCCACCTGTCCGGTAA
- a CDS encoding TVP38/TMEM64 family protein — MASVYPALATVSKEVLPRAMSESPMSDPTEQHEGQILQGQAHVSGDQATPSALSLLRPAIMLIVLVGGAIALREIPALHDLLNDTAHLRQGAAGRFWFCLAGTLWCLFGLPRQILCFAAGVAYGLAEGTALATLSTVAGAVLCWAWARWGAHHWARETLARRKRQGKGGVLMRYGERVAGMLDRHPFETIVTLRLLPVGSSLLLNLFAGLSAVALLPFTAATLVGSLPQSIIFVLLGSGAQFGGWGRTLVAVVLFGVSGVMGYRLLKRITRNQQTELS; from the coding sequence ATGGCGTCGGTTTACCCCGCTCTTGCAACCGTGAGCAAGGAGGTGTTACCGCGCGCCATGAGCGAAAGTCCCATGTCAGATCCGACAGAACAGCACGAGGGACAGATCCTGCAGGGACAGGCGCATGTTTCCGGGGATCAGGCCACCCCATCCGCACTTTCGCTCCTGCGTCCCGCTATCATGCTCATCGTTCTTGTGGGCGGCGCGATTGCGTTGCGGGAAATCCCCGCGCTCCATGATCTTCTCAACGATACAGCGCATCTCCGTCAGGGTGCTGCCGGTCGTTTCTGGTTCTGCCTCGCCGGAACGCTCTGGTGCCTCTTCGGCCTGCCCCGCCAGATCCTGTGTTTCGCGGCCGGTGTGGCGTACGGTCTGGCTGAAGGAACGGCCCTCGCCACATTGAGCACTGTCGCAGGCGCAGTGCTGTGCTGGGCATGGGCGCGGTGGGGGGCGCATCACTGGGCGAGAGAAACCCTGGCCCGCAGAAAGCGCCAGGGAAAAGGAGGCGTTCTCATGCGTTACGGCGAACGAGTCGCCGGAATGCTTGATCGCCATCCGTTCGAGACCATTGTCACGCTGCGTCTTCTGCCTGTTGGATCGTCCCTTCTTCTCAACCTGTTTGCCGGGCTCTCCGCTGTCGCCCTGCTGCCTTTCACGGCTGCGACGCTGGTCGGCAGTCTTCCGCAGAGCATCATCTTTGTGCTGTTGGGGTCAGGCGCACAGTTCGGAGGTTGGGGACGCACTCTTGTCGCCGTCGTACTTTTCGGTGTGTCAGGCGTTATGGGATATCGGCTGCTCAAACGCATCACCAGAAACCAGCAGACTGAACTTTCCTGA
- a CDS encoding COX15/CtaA family protein: MSNTPSPASASSSIDATQAGDGMRLRDRRHVSNWLLSICVMLLGMIALGGATRLTGSGLSIMEWRPLTGIIPPLTHAQWEHEFALYQGIPQYKILHDGFGLAGFQQIFWLEWIHRFWGRLMGINLLGGLAFFAFRKALTRGLVIRLLVFFVLGGLQGAIGWFMVASGFRPDSTAVEPVRLVLHLGMALLLYVAILWTALSVRFPEPEVLPDMAGARRTRTFLHAALGLVGLTIVAGGFTAGTHAGFVFNTFPLMDGHLIPEGYAKLSPFWYNWIANIPAVQFDHRLLATVTALTIGLTVLTGMKTKLTTRAHAAVALLGWAVLIQYALGVTTLLLVVPVWAGTIHQTFAAILLGVGVFAMHTLRGARRGRS, from the coding sequence ATGTCCAATACGCCCTCTCCCGCCTCAGCCTCCTCCTCCATCGACGCCACACAGGCCGGTGACGGCATGAGGCTGCGTGATCGCCGCCATGTTTCCAACTGGCTGTTGAGCATCTGCGTCATGCTGCTTGGCATGATCGCCCTCGGTGGCGCGACCCGTCTGACCGGCTCAGGTCTGTCGATCATGGAGTGGCGTCCCCTGACGGGTATCATCCCACCCCTCACCCATGCGCAGTGGGAGCATGAGTTCGCTCTTTATCAGGGCATCCCGCAGTACAAGATCCTGCATGACGGGTTTGGACTGGCCGGATTCCAGCAGATCTTCTGGCTCGAGTGGATCCACCGCTTCTGGGGGCGGCTCATGGGCATCAACCTGCTCGGCGGGCTGGCGTTCTTCGCTTTCCGGAAAGCTCTGACCCGCGGGCTGGTCATCCGTCTTCTGGTTTTCTTCGTGCTGGGTGGACTTCAGGGCGCGATCGGCTGGTTCATGGTGGCGTCCGGTTTCCGCCCTGACAGCACGGCGGTCGAGCCGGTAAGACTTGTTCTGCACCTTGGCATGGCGCTCCTTCTCTATGTCGCCATCCTGTGGACAGCGCTCTCTGTGCGTTTCCCGGAGCCGGAAGTCCTGCCGGATATGGCGGGCGCACGCCGCACCCGTACATTCCTGCACGCAGCCCTCGGTCTGGTTGGCCTGACGATCGTGGCCGGTGGCTTTACTGCCGGCACACATGCGGGATTTGTTTTCAACACGTTTCCACTGATGGACGGTCATCTGATCCCGGAAGGCTACGCGAAGTTGAGCCCGTTCTGGTACAACTGGATCGCCAATATTCCGGCCGTGCAGTTTGATCACCGTCTTCTGGCGACCGTCACGGCGCTGACCATCGGCCTGACGGTTCTGACGGGCATGAAAACGAAGCTGACCACCCGCGCTCATGCTGCTGTGGCGTTACTTGGATGGGCCGTGCTGATCCAGTACGCTCTGGGGGTTACAACATTGCTGCTCGTCGTCCCGGTCTGGGCGGGCACTATTCACCAGACGTTCGCCGCCATTCTTCTGGGTGTTGGCGTTTTCGCGATGCACACACTGCGTGGCGCCAGAAGAGGACGCTCCTGA
- a CDS encoding tetratricopeptide repeat protein: MSVNTELKEEEKPAVFNKAMSFMEDGDYEEACEVFAILVKNFPDDAGLWWQYYSALRRARMDAEADQCADDFIKLFPNDVGFILQWVRCPDVRADWNESLRRRELMLRKHNPFSNIHFLPLVTEFLSLVETKNFSYLNKIITQYWELFFVDGKCGAAVYYALEALGDYKRQIELCDRLLSTIEDGSSVIEGVDYRNLRALAMSALNYHTLLNAQKEKVSVLSLGQNCLPYTIANRWGLIDYAGDADITIFDLGAFSRNSAADAIKSNFSSYLQPENYYQGIDPSGVPQMFHKPSGVYFAHERGRTIIGDDQAAFHSLIKRKIDSFNRRFNKGHALLVFGMVGECDLPKFMEDMNPVLIEKSSRLLVLNLTREPVAHPDYSNITYIHIPFPVDYTWNEITDYTMDRGLAFDSRVTSAILHEIERIASEK, translated from the coding sequence ATGAGTGTGAATACTGAGTTAAAAGAGGAAGAAAAACCCGCCGTTTTCAACAAGGCCATGTCGTTCATGGAGGATGGCGATTACGAAGAGGCGTGCGAGGTCTTTGCCATACTGGTCAAGAATTTCCCTGATGATGCCGGATTGTGGTGGCAATATTATTCAGCCCTGAGAAGAGCGCGTATGGATGCTGAAGCAGACCAGTGCGCTGATGATTTTATAAAGCTTTTTCCAAACGACGTCGGTTTCATCCTGCAGTGGGTACGTTGTCCCGACGTCCGCGCTGACTGGAATGAGTCTTTAAGGCGCCGCGAGTTGATGCTCAGGAAACACAATCCTTTCAGTAACATACACTTTCTTCCTCTGGTCACCGAATTTTTGTCTTTGGTGGAAACCAAAAATTTCTCTTACCTGAACAAGATTATCACCCAATATTGGGAACTGTTTTTTGTTGACGGTAAATGCGGCGCAGCTGTTTATTACGCGCTGGAAGCTTTGGGAGATTACAAGCGCCAGATAGAACTCTGTGATCGCCTGCTTTCAACGATCGAGGACGGGTCTTCCGTCATTGAAGGGGTGGATTACAGAAACCTGCGTGCGCTGGCCATGTCAGCGTTGAATTACCATACTCTTCTGAACGCCCAGAAAGAGAAAGTGAGTGTTCTCTCGCTTGGCCAGAACTGCCTGCCTTACACAATCGCCAATCGCTGGGGACTCATTGATTATGCAGGCGATGCTGACATAACGATATTTGATCTCGGCGCCTTTAGCCGCAATTCAGCTGCTGACGCCATCAAAAGCAATTTTTCCAGCTATCTGCAGCCCGAGAATTATTATCAGGGCATTGACCCATCCGGTGTTCCGCAGATGTTCCACAAACCTTCCGGGGTCTATTTCGCTCATGAGCGTGGGCGGACGATCATCGGTGATGACCAGGCTGCGTTTCACAGTCTTATAAAACGCAAGATTGATTCATTTAACAGGCGCTTCAATAAAGGACATGCACTCCTTGTCTTCGGTATGGTTGGAGAATGTGATCTTCCTAAGTTTATGGAAGACATGAATCCGGTTCTGATTGAGAAATCATCCAGACTTCTTGTCCTCAATCTCACACGAGAGCCTGTTGCTCACCCTGATTACTCAAACATAACCTATATTCATATTCCATTCCCGGTTGATTACACTTGGAACGAAATCACTGACTATACAATGGATCGTGGACTGGCATTTGACTCACGCGTTACATCCGCAATACTCCACGAAATAGAACGTATAGCCAGCGAGAAATAG
- a CDS encoding glycosyltransferase family 2 protein → MKVACALFVKNEIHDITGWIAWHFAIGIDHLYIFDDHSDDGTWEVIQAAKQIYSIDSYRTNIKEERDFYIRQEQSFSSAVKQAKGIYDWLGFLDGDEYLYINNFPNVVDYFSQKKFEKAYGIAISWCVYGSNDKVIANNKLTVDQFTKYNINPPDADGFGLVKSFVRPEKVSLDYSNPHKLNVNENHYLDENGNVVEWRGATKKVNWEHAKVMHFICRSMEHYVSRIKRRVNSDLSDSIGYWDHFNVNDADDFAPLSFSESARSIMYKINRARFFNALKYACVFPYKNYKVISLSDHIVYRTEHAKDVDVFEIRNINGDFLNLNQSGRISSEPGERIYLCKLKGNNNFYSFFQKSCESIILSNDTGGLASFCVAVEDTGDGHVAIRNPYEYNYLTSPPSHCDNLEASFSAKKILDWEKYTLKKIDYNGKVPYSSVSINNEISIDDFIHILRNNIDTMSVYDFCVCLASVMDTDIFTLKSCMRNLIPYT, encoded by the coding sequence ATGAAAGTTGCCTGCGCGCTATTCGTGAAAAATGAAATACACGATATTACCGGATGGATTGCCTGGCATTTTGCTATTGGCATAGACCATTTGTATATATTTGATGATCATTCCGATGATGGCACATGGGAAGTCATCCAGGCAGCTAAACAGATATATTCCATAGATAGTTACAGAACAAATATAAAAGAAGAAAGAGATTTTTATATTCGGCAAGAACAGTCCTTCAGTAGTGCTGTTAAGCAAGCCAAGGGTATTTATGACTGGCTAGGTTTTCTGGACGGAGACGAATATCTGTACATAAATAATTTCCCCAATGTAGTGGATTATTTCTCCCAGAAAAAATTCGAAAAAGCTTATGGAATAGCTATCAGCTGGTGTGTATATGGCAGCAACGACAAAGTTATAGCTAACAATAAACTTACCGTTGATCAATTCACAAAATACAATATTAATCCACCCGATGCTGATGGCTTCGGACTGGTAAAAAGCTTTGTTCGTCCTGAAAAAGTATCCTTGGACTATTCAAACCCACACAAATTAAATGTCAACGAAAATCATTACCTTGATGAAAATGGTAATGTCGTTGAATGGAGAGGCGCCACAAAAAAAGTAAACTGGGAACATGCGAAGGTAATGCATTTTATATGCAGAAGCATGGAGCACTACGTTTCGCGCATAAAAAGACGGGTCAATTCAGATCTGTCAGATTCCATAGGCTACTGGGATCATTTCAACGTTAACGATGCAGATGATTTTGCGCCACTTTCTTTTTCCGAAAGCGCACGAAGCATCATGTATAAGATCAATAGAGCACGATTTTTCAACGCTCTTAAATATGCATGCGTATTTCCTTACAAAAACTATAAGGTGATCTCCCTTTCTGATCATATAGTTTACAGGACTGAACACGCAAAGGATGTGGATGTTTTTGAAATCAGGAATATAAATGGTGATTTCCTGAACTTAAATCAGTCCGGCAGGATTTCGAGCGAACCCGGCGAGAGAATTTATCTTTGCAAACTCAAAGGGAACAATAATTTTTATAGCTTCTTTCAAAAGTCATGTGAGAGCATAATTCTATCAAATGACACAGGCGGTCTGGCATCTTTCTGTGTCGCTGTTGAAGATACGGGTGATGGTCATGTCGCAATACGTAATCCCTACGAATACAATTATCTGACATCTCCTCCCAGTCATTGTGACAACCTGGAAGCAAGCTTCTCTGCAAAAAAAATACTGGATTGGGAGAAGTATACACTGAAGAAGATCGATTATAATGGGAAAGTTCCCTATTCATCTGTCAGCATAAACAACGAAATCAGCATTGATGATTTCATTCATATTCTGCGTAACAACATAGATACAATGTCCGTTTATGATTTTTGTGTATGTCTTGCTTCCGTCATGGATACTGACATATTCACTTTAAAAAGCTGCATGCGTAATCTTATCCCTTATACCTGA
- a CDS encoding alpha/beta hydrolase, whose protein sequence is MLLKRRLFTLNAAATLTAPLLSRCAPPSYDFHTGKTAYPEEALPDGDLHIPLWNGTPPDGGGPQGEPRLSSHGALTNIATPILSIHRPDRPNGAAVIVAGGGGYRYIQIGKEGILPARWLTSLGIIAFVLLYRLPGEHWKDGRMAPFQDAQRAIRLVRGHARTFGIELPRVLWRRFLSDLSG, encoded by the coding sequence ATGTTGTTGAAACGCAGGCTTTTCACGCTGAATGCGGCAGCCACGTTGACGGCTCCGTTGTTAAGCCGATGCGCTCCACCTTCCTATGATTTCCACACAGGCAAGACAGCATATCCAGAAGAAGCCCTGCCTGATGGTGATCTGCATATTCCCCTGTGGAACGGAACGCCTCCCGACGGCGGCGGCCCACAGGGAGAGCCCAGACTCTCATCCCACGGGGCGCTGACCAACATCGCAACACCCATACTGAGTATTCATCGTCCAGACCGTCCTAACGGAGCAGCCGTTATCGTGGCTGGAGGCGGAGGTTACCGTTATATTCAGATCGGAAAAGAAGGCATTCTGCCTGCCCGCTGGCTGACCTCTCTCGGCATTATCGCTTTTGTCCTTCTCTACAGACTTCCCGGAGAACACTGGAAAGATGGCCGGATGGCTCCTTTTCAGGACGCCCAGCGTGCAATCCGCCTTGTACGAGGTCATGCAAGGACCTTCGGAATTGAATTGCCCCGGGTTTTGTGGAGACGTTTTTTATCTGATTTAAGCGGCTAA
- a CDS encoding IS3 family transposase (programmed frameshift), which produces MSNKSKRFPPEFRERAARMVLEEEKNHPSRWSAVMMIAPKLDIHPDTLSKWTRLHERANAPAVSDLPDREKIRQLERENRELRQANEILRKASAYFCPGGARPHLQTMTRFIEEHRQTYGVGSICRVLSIAPSAYYAYRARQKNPCVRSQKDKELCHEIRRIWNDNFCVYGVRKVWHQLRREGLDVARCTVERLMHRMGLKGVMRGKGVRTTRPDPARPCPQDLVQRQFHAPAPNRLWVSDFTYVSTWQGFVYVAFIIDVFARVIVGWRVSSTAHTDFVLDALEQALCQRRPEGKVTHHSDRGCQYVSIRYTQRLAEAGLVASVGSVGDSYDNALAETINGLYKTELIYRQGPWKNRDAVELATLKWVDWFNNRRLLSSIGNIPPAEAEARFYAQQKSHALAA; this is translated from the exons ATGAGCAACAAATCGAAGCGTTTTCCGCCTGAATTTCGCGAGCGTGCAGCCCGCATGGTTCTGGAGGAAGAGAAGAACCATCCATCACGTTGGTCCGCAGTGATGATGATAGCGCCAAAGCTGGATATTCATCCTGACACGCTGTCAAAATGGACCCGTCTGCATGAGCGGGCCAATGCGCCTGCGGTGAGTGACCTGCCTGATCGAGAGAAGATCAGGCAACTGGAGCGAGAGAACCGCGAATTGCGGCAGGCCAATGAAATCCTGCGCAAGGCATCAGCATATT TTTGCCCAGGCGGAGCTCGACCGCATCTTCAGACCATGACACGCTTCATTGAGGAGCATCGGCAGACATATGGTGTCGGGTCAATCTGCAGGGTTCTGTCGATTGCACCATCTGCCTATTACGCTTATCGGGCGAGACAGAAAAATCCCTGTGTGCGCAGCCAGAAAGATAAAGAGCTCTGTCATGAAATCCGCAGGATCTGGAACGATAATTTCTGCGTCTACGGAGTGCGCAAGGTCTGGCATCAGCTCAGACGTGAAGGTCTGGATGTCGCTCGCTGCACGGTAGAGCGGCTGATGCACCGGATGGGACTGAAAGGTGTCATGCGTGGCAAGGGGGTCAGAACCACACGGCCCGATCCGGCACGGCCCTGTCCACAGGATCTGGTACAGCGACAGTTTCATGCACCAGCCCCCAATAGACTCTGGGTTTCGGATTTTACTTACGTTTCCACCTGGCAGGGCTTTGTGTATGTGGCCTTCATCATTGATGTCTTTGCCCGGGTTATTGTGGGCTGGCGCGTCTCGTCCACTGCCCATACCGACTTCGTGCTGGATGCCCTTGAGCAGGCTCTGTGCCAGAGGCGGCCTGAGGGAAAAGTGACCCACCATTCCGACCGCGGATGTCAATATGTGTCCATTCGCTACACGCAAAGACTGGCTGAAGCGGGCCTTGTTGCTTCTGTCGGAAGCGTTGGGGATTCCTATGATAACGCTTTGGCGGAGACCATTAACGGACTTTATAAAACCGAACTCATCTATCGACAGGGGCCATGGAAAAACAGGGACGCTGTTGAGCTAGCAACACTGAAATGGGTCGACTGGTTCAATAATCGGCGGCTCCTGTCCTCCATTGGAAACATCCCGCCAGCAGAAGCCGAAGCACGTTTTTATGCGCAACAGAAATCACATGCATTAGCCGCTTAA